The DNA sequence GGTCGTCCCCCTCTGGGGCCGACCTGCTCTACGTGTTCGGCCATGGCGCGGGCGCCGGCATGCGGCATCCCTTCATGGAGACGGTGGCGGACCGTTTGGCGGGAATCGGTGTGGCCACGCTGCGCTTTCAGTTCCCGTACATGGACCGCGGGAGCCGACGACCGGACCCGCAACCTCTGCTGCTGGACACGGTGCGCGCCGCGGTCCGGCACGCCCGCGTGCGCTGCGAGCTTCCCCTGCTGGCTGGCGGCAAGTCGATGGGTGGGCGCATGACCTCGCTGGCCCAGTCGCAGGCCCCGCTCGACGGCGTGCGCGGACTGGTGTTCTTCGGATTCCCACTGCACCCGGCCGGTCGGCCGGGCACGGCGCGCGCCGCCCACCTGGCCCAGATCGAGATCCCCATGCTGTTCCTGCAGGGCTCCCGGGACGCCCTCTCGGAGCTCGAGCTGCTGGAGCCCGTGATCGAAGGGCTGAAACCAGGGGCCACGCTGCACGTCCTACAGGGAGCGGACCACGGGTTTGCGGTGCGCAAGAAGGACGGGCGAACCGCCGAGGATGTCCTCGACGAGGCCATCGCCACCTTCGAGCGATGGCGACGAACCACCTGAGGCGCTGAGAGGGGAGGTGCTGTGAGCGACACGTGTGCGACCTGCGGGACTCCGTTGCCGGGGGGCGCGGAGCGGTGCACGCAGTGCGGGGCGCCTTTCAAGGCCGAGGTGCTTCCCGCGCGCACGCCGTCGCGCGGAGTGCTCGTCCGCGATTTCCTGGTCTTCGAGCTAAAGCTCATTCTCGATGGGGCCATGGACGTCATCCTGGGTCCCATCGCGGCCGTCGTGTTCTTCCTGGACCTGGTGGCCGGTGGGCCCCACCTCGGGCGCCGTTTCTATCGCGTGCTGCGCTTCGGCGAGCGCTGGGACCTGTGGCTCAGCCTCTATCGCTCATCGCA is a window from the Gemmatimonadota bacterium genome containing:
- a CDS encoding alpha/beta family hydrolase → MTETVQIELPDGSAAVSGLWSSPSGADLLYVFGHGAGAGMRHPFMETVADRLAGIGVATLRFQFPYMDRGSRRPDPQPLLLDTVRAAVRHARVRCELPLLAGGKSMGGRMTSLAQSQAPLDGVRGLVFFGFPLHPAGRPGTARAAHLAQIEIPMLFLQGSRDALSELELLEPVIEGLKPGATLHVLQGADHGFAVRKKDGRTAEDVLDEAIATFERWRRTT
- a CDS encoding zinc ribbon domain-containing protein, coding for MSDTCATCGTPLPGGAERCTQCGAPFKAEVLPARTPSRGVLVRDFLVFELKLILDGAMDVILGPIAAVVFFLDLVAGGPHLGRRFYRVLRFGERWDLWLSLYRSSQEAEQRPDGLFQAGAHSADSLIGAVEELMRDPGLPERYRKRLQGWAGSLSEKGEGKGSGDRRGRGR